From Paracoccus suum, the proteins below share one genomic window:
- a CDS encoding cbb3-type cytochrome c oxidase subunit I, with amino-acid sequence MLITMGLLLALSFVVSLLALTFLIWAIATRQFALDRAQAKTVFGKEAAEPDTDGTHLFDTTGIDRVSARPVRLLILGAIFWLLLASAFGVIASLKLHWPDWLNQAAPLTFGRMRALHLNLVTYGWLSQIGIACMYWILPRIFRTQLRSPQLAVIGFWLWNIGVTLGAVTFAWGWTDGEEWLEFAWQFDMLLVLAGVFFVVPLVRTARAREVDHIYVTGWYFLAAMVWFPCLFFIANFPGIHYGVEEATVNWWFAHNVLGLWLTPLGVGTAYYFIPKIIGKPIYSYSLSLIGFWGLALFYSQVGIHHLIGGPLPTWVVTLSIVHSMMMFIPVIAVAINQHVTVARNTWALRESLPLRFIAFGAVMYTLASFQGSIEALRSVNTITHFTHYTVGHAHLGAYAFVSIVMFGAAYHIMPRMVGREFAYPGLIRLHFWLVVLGFAIYFFALTIGGVLQGLAMLDATRSFAESVMVTKPYLEARSVGGTMMALGHVVFAANIIGILRAPRRALQPQSSVPAE; translated from the coding sequence ATGTTGATTACCATGGGCCTGCTTCTGGCCCTCAGCTTCGTTGTTTCGCTGCTTGCCCTGACCTTCCTGATCTGGGCGATCGCGACGCGGCAGTTCGCGCTGGACCGCGCCCAGGCCAAGACGGTCTTCGGCAAGGAGGCAGCCGAGCCCGATACGGACGGCACGCATCTGTTCGACACCACCGGGATCGACCGCGTCTCGGCCCGGCCAGTGCGGCTACTGATCCTGGGCGCGATCTTCTGGCTGCTGCTGGCATCAGCCTTCGGAGTGATCGCCTCGCTCAAGCTGCACTGGCCGGACTGGCTGAACCAGGCCGCGCCCCTGACCTTTGGCCGGATGCGCGCGCTGCACCTGAACCTCGTGACCTACGGCTGGCTGTCGCAGATCGGCATCGCCTGCATGTACTGGATCCTGCCGCGCATCTTCCGCACCCAACTGCGCTCGCCACAACTGGCGGTGATCGGCTTCTGGCTGTGGAACATCGGCGTCACGCTGGGCGCCGTGACCTTCGCCTGGGGTTGGACCGATGGCGAGGAATGGCTGGAGTTCGCCTGGCAGTTTGACATGCTGCTGGTCCTCGCCGGGGTATTTTTCGTCGTGCCGCTGGTACGCACGGCGCGGGCGCGCGAGGTCGACCATATCTACGTCACCGGCTGGTATTTCCTGGCCGCAATGGTCTGGTTCCCCTGCCTTTTCTTCATCGCCAACTTCCCGGGCATTCACTACGGGGTCGAGGAGGCGACCGTGAACTGGTGGTTTGCCCACAACGTCCTCGGCCTCTGGCTGACGCCGCTGGGGGTCGGGACGGCCTATTATTTCATCCCCAAGATCATCGGCAAACCGATCTATTCCTATTCACTGTCGTTGATCGGCTTCTGGGGGCTCGCGCTCTTTTACAGTCAGGTTGGCATCCACCACCTGATCGGCGGTCCGTTGCCGACCTGGGTGGTCACGCTCTCGATCGTGCACTCGATGATGATGTTCATCCCGGTCATCGCGGTGGCGATCAACCAGCATGTGACGGTGGCGCGCAACACCTGGGCACTGCGGGAATCGCTGCCGCTGCGCTTCATCGCCTTCGGAGCGGTGATGTACACGCTGGCTTCGTTCCAGGGCTCGATCGAGGCGCTGCGCTCGGTCAACACGATCACGCACTTCACCCATTACACCGTCGGCCATGCCCATCTGGGGGCCTATGCCTTTGTCTCGATCGTCATGTTCGGCGCGGCCTACCACATCATGCCGCGCATGGTGGGGCGCGAGTTCGCCTATCCCGGCCTGATCCGCCTGCACTTCTGGTTGGTGGTGCTCGGCTTTGCGATCTACTTCTTCGCGCTGACCATCGGCGGCGTGCTGCAGGGCCTCGCGATGCTTGATGCGACCCGCAGTTTTGCGGAAAGCGTGATGGTAACGAAGCCGTATCTGGAAGCGCGGTCGGTCGGCGGCACGATGATGGCGCTGGGCCATGTCGTCTTTGCCGCCAACATCATCGGCATCCTGCGCGCCCCGCGCCGTGCCCTCCAACCCCAAAGCAGCGTGCCGGCAGAATGA
- a CDS encoding cbb3-type cytochrome c oxidase subunit II: MNRYLPLVLISLGILAFATLFLVIAPGIQIAQRAVSEGLRPYTEQEARGRAQYVSLGCVYCHSQQPRSPDQAPDGERGWGRPAVAGDYVFDRPHQLGTMRTGPDLLNVGARLPSASWQLTHLYQPRAIFPWSIMPAYPYLFEKKAKAAEGDTVVVLPNGVGPADGGVIVARPEALDLAAYLLSLDRTYPVPANSLRDDGFARRGASS, from the coding sequence ATGAACCGCTATCTTCCCCTCGTGCTGATCTCGCTCGGGATCCTCGCATTTGCGACCCTGTTTCTGGTGATCGCGCCGGGCATCCAGATTGCCCAGCGCGCAGTCTCTGAAGGGCTGCGCCCCTATACCGAACAGGAGGCGCGCGGCCGCGCGCAATATGTCAGTCTTGGCTGCGTCTACTGCCACAGCCAGCAGCCCCGCTCGCCCGACCAGGCCCCGGACGGAGAACGCGGCTGGGGCCGTCCTGCCGTCGCGGGAGATTATGTCTTCGACCGTCCGCACCAGCTGGGGACGATGCGCACCGGCCCGGACCTGCTGAACGTCGGCGCGCGCCTGCCCTCGGCAAGCTGGCAGCTGACGCATCTCTATCAGCCCCGTGCAATCTTTCCGTGGTCGATCATGCCGGCCTATCCGTATCTGTTCGAGAAAAAGGCAAAGGCAGCCGAAGGCGACACCGTTGTTGTTCTGCCCAACGGCGTCGGCCCGGCGGATGGCGGCGTCATTGTCGCCCGTCCCGAGGCGCTGGATCTGGCTGCTTACCTGCTGTCGCTCGACCGGACCTATCCGGTGCCCGCAAACTCGCTCCGGGACGACGGTTTCGCCCGCCGGGGAGCAAGCTCATGA
- a CDS encoding c-type cytochrome produces MNRPDKQPVKSRLADEGYEPWENNRRIPLPVIWVAVALAVWGTATLLRDSGSYAVAQNERQSGETVAAEAPEGGEALFLARCSTCHQPNGAGVRLAVPPLHGSDFAKAGPEVVAQIMLRGIDGPIRVSGFAYDGRMPSFAAALNDGDIAQIASFVANRFGGTGAALEAGQVATLRAAQANKGSWQGGAELAALVPDLPTQPPMPAEAKPATDPAISALVFAGKSDAWSCASCHGDLGQGTENTPRLAGLAQGYIARQLRDFRQGERHNESMNSVAKALNDHEIHGLAAYYARQRVASAAQPALGGDLARGEQIALQGDWSIGVPACFSCHGPSGFGVAPDFPALAAQQPAYIASQLAAWAGGHRNNSPLGLMDRISEALPEADRRAVADYLASLPAVPAPEQRAEAKIDGGKDEL; encoded by the coding sequence ATGAACCGGCCCGACAAGCAGCCCGTCAAATCCCGGCTTGCCGACGAGGGCTACGAGCCGTGGGAGAACAACAGGCGCATCCCGCTGCCGGTGATCTGGGTCGCCGTGGCGCTGGCCGTCTGGGGTACGGCAACGCTGCTTCGCGATAGCGGCAGCTACGCGGTCGCCCAGAACGAGCGCCAATCCGGCGAGACTGTGGCCGCCGAGGCGCCGGAGGGCGGCGAGGCGCTGTTCCTCGCCCGCTGCTCGACCTGTCACCAGCCCAACGGCGCCGGCGTCCGGCTGGCTGTTCCCCCCCTGCACGGGTCTGACTTTGCAAAGGCAGGCCCGGAGGTCGTCGCCCAGATCATGCTGCGCGGCATCGACGGCCCCATTCGGGTCTCGGGCTTTGCGTATGACGGGCGCATGCCAAGCTTTGCCGCGGCGCTGAACGATGGTGATATCGCGCAGATCGCATCTTTCGTTGCCAACCGCTTTGGCGGGACCGGGGCCGCGCTCGAGGCCGGGCAGGTGGCCACCCTGCGTGCCGCGCAGGCGAACAAGGGCAGCTGGCAAGGCGGCGCCGAACTGGCCGCGCTGGTCCCCGATCTACCCACGCAGCCACCGATGCCGGCAGAGGCAAAGCCTGCGACCGATCCTGCCATCTCGGCCCTGGTCTTTGCCGGCAAGAGCGATGCCTGGTCCTGCGCCAGCTGTCACGGCGATCTGGGGCAGGGGACCGAGAACACGCCGCGCCTCGCCGGTCTCGCGCAGGGCTACATCGCCCGCCAGCTGCGCGATTTCCGCCAAGGCGAGCGCCATAACGAAAGCATGAATTCGGTCGCAAAAGCCCTGAACGATCATGAGATCCACGGGCTGGCCGCCTATTACGCCCGCCAGCGGGTCGCCTCTGCCGCGCAGCCCGCGCTTGGCGGCGATCTGGCGCGGGGCGAGCAGATCGCGCTGCAGGGCGATTGGAGCATCGGCGTTCCGGCCTGTTTCAGCTGCCATGGCCCGTCGGGCTTTGGCGTGGCACCCGATTTCCCGGCGCTGGCGGCGCAGCAGCCAGCCTACATCGCCAGCCAGCTCGCTGCCTGGGCGGGCGGTCATCGCAACAACTCGCCGCTTGGTCTGATGGACCGGATTTCCGAGGCGTTGCCCGAGGCTGACCGTCGCGCCGTGGCCGACTACCTCGCCTCGCTGCCGGCAGTTCCGGCGCCCGAACAGCGGGCCGAGGCAAAGATTGATGGGGGTAAGGATGAGCTCTGA
- a CDS encoding c-type cytochrome, giving the protein MSSEKHEDPGQGRSVKRLIYSVGGGLVLVAIGALALESDLLPTWISGRTTEAPAAQSAFFQPPSEDELPEGPFGEAVKRGRDIFMNTSTNAGEYVGNGLSCSNCHLDGGRQPMAAPMWAAWTRYPMYRKKNNQINTMEDRVMGCFSYSMNAQHSVSGGPPPHGSDIYRDLDSYFYWLATGAPTNVPMEGNGFGKVAKTEAGYSSDRGAQVFSANCAVCHGEDGQGQTDANGRIVFPPLWGPNSYNWGAGMAKIDTAAAFVQHNMPLSQPGKLSDQEAWDVAAYIDSHERPKDPRQGKGTVEENRKKSHDGDATYYGQVLNGTLIGVGTPDPARPVGAPDAPAGVTPPE; this is encoded by the coding sequence ATGAGCTCTGAAAAACACGAGGACCCGGGCCAGGGCCGCAGCGTGAAGCGGCTGATCTATTCTGTCGGCGGGGGACTTGTTCTGGTGGCCATCGGCGCCCTGGCGCTCGAGTCGGATCTGCTGCCGACATGGATCAGCGGCCGCACGACGGAGGCGCCGGCCGCCCAAAGCGCCTTCTTTCAGCCCCCCTCCGAGGATGAACTGCCTGAAGGCCCCTTTGGCGAGGCCGTCAAGCGTGGTCGCGATATCTTCATGAACACGTCCACCAATGCCGGGGAATACGTCGGCAACGGGCTGTCCTGCTCGAACTGCCACCTCGACGGCGGCCGCCAGCCGATGGCAGCGCCAATGTGGGCGGCCTGGACGCGCTATCCGATGTATCGAAAGAAGAACAACCAGATCAATACGATGGAAGATCGGGTGATGGGTTGCTTCAGCTATTCGATGAACGCCCAGCATTCGGTCTCGGGTGGCCCGCCGCCGCATGGCAGCGACATCTACCGCGATCTGGACAGCTATTTCTACTGGCTCGCCACCGGCGCGCCGACCAACGTCCCGATGGAGGGCAACGGCTTTGGCAAGGTCGCCAAGACCGAGGCCGGCTATTCCTCCGACCGCGGGGCCCAGGTCTTCTCGGCCAACTGCGCAGTCTGCCACGGCGAGGACGGGCAGGGCCAGACCGATGCCAACGGCCGGATCGTGTTCCCACCGCTGTGGGGACCGAACAGCTATAACTGGGGCGCGGGCATGGCCAAGATCGACACCGCCGCCGCTTTCGTGCAGCACAACATGCCGCTCTCCCAGCCGGGCAAGTTGTCCGACCAGGAGGCCTGGGACGTCGCCGCATATATCGACAGTCACGAGCGGCCCAAGGATCCCCGCCAGGGCAAGGGCACGGTCGAGGAGAACCGCAAGAAGTCCCATGACGGCGACGCGACCTATTACGGCCAGGTGCTTAATGGCACCCTGATCGGCGTCGGCACGCCCGACCCGGCGCGGCCGGTGGGCGCGCCCGATGCCCCGGCCGGGGTCACGCCGCCGGAATGA
- a CDS encoding heavy metal translocating P-type ATPase, with translation MTRQLFGIDGLACAGCARGLEKRLQSLPGVRAAGVHYLTASALVDWDENQASRADLSAAVAKAGYVMAPRHRPDEVSAAMGRDLHRLGIRLAVAVFAGMWSMVPALVIYFTALGPDVAFWLAVASGLFALPVVFWAGSGILWMAWRSVLLRAPGMDLLIGLGALSACAVSAWSLAQGRSEVWFDTATMLITLLLFGRLVDTATRRSAVDALRAMEDASPETALVETDAGWQPQPCADVAIGRRIAVDAGAPVSMDGVVLSGDSQINRAVLTGETALVAVGSGDRVEAGAINLGRRLILRVERAFGDREIDRMGGAIALEVARRGTRASASDHWAARLSVAIPALAAITALVSFGLGLGAEAALLRGLTLLVAACPCALAIALPLAQMRAAQTAAAQGMRLRDPDAFGALGHLGSIVFDKTGTLTTGQLQVVELRPAEGIDAAQLLQLAALAETGISHPIARAIIAAHGCEAGVGGRRLPRGAEAEDDAGRVVEIGAAGQADAQGRSWLVVRRDGREVGRIALADTLRPEAASVLATLREQGIVLHMATGDSAPAALALADRLGLSAGSVSHDCTPSQKAALLGSLPRPVAFVGDGVNDGPALAAADCGISVADAHSAAVQTAAVVITAGGLTHIAGAITLSRGTRRIAHQNLALALIYNAFMLPAAAFGLIGPAVAAAAMLASSVSVILNSQRLGRRAAGEDRPAAPRAGWISAGVADKFETL, from the coding sequence ATGACCCGGCAGCTGTTCGGCATCGACGGGCTGGCCTGCGCCGGCTGCGCGCGCGGGCTGGAAAAGCGCCTGCAGTCGCTGCCCGGCGTGCGCGCCGCCGGGGTGCATTACCTGACCGCCTCAGCGCTGGTCGACTGGGATGAAAACCAGGCCAGCCGCGCCGACCTTTCGGCTGCCGTGGCCAAAGCCGGCTATGTGATGGCGCCGCGGCACCGACCGGACGAGGTTTCCGCCGCGATGGGACGCGATCTGCACCGGCTGGGCATCCGCCTTGCCGTCGCCGTCTTTGCTGGCATGTGGTCGATGGTGCCGGCGCTGGTGATCTATTTCACGGCGCTGGGTCCCGATGTCGCCTTCTGGCTAGCCGTTGCCTCAGGCCTTTTCGCGCTGCCAGTCGTATTCTGGGCCGGTTCCGGCATCCTGTGGATGGCCTGGCGCTCGGTCCTATTGCGCGCGCCGGGGATGGACCTGCTGATCGGCCTCGGCGCGCTGTCAGCCTGTGCGGTCTCGGCCTGGTCGCTGGCGCAAGGCCGGTCCGAGGTCTGGTTCGATACCGCGACAATGCTGATCACGCTGCTGTTGTTCGGGCGGCTGGTCGATACCGCGACCCGGCGCAGCGCGGTCGATGCCCTGCGCGCGATGGAGGACGCCTCGCCGGAAACCGCCTTGGTCGAAACCGATGCCGGCTGGCAGCCGCAACCCTGCGCCGATGTGGCCATCGGCAGGCGCATCGCAGTCGATGCCGGCGCGCCGGTCAGCATGGACGGGGTGGTCCTTTCCGGGGACAGCCAGATCAACCGCGCTGTCCTGACGGGCGAGACGGCGCTGGTTGCTGTCGGATCGGGGGACCGGGTCGAGGCAGGTGCCATCAACCTCGGCCGGCGCCTGATCCTGAGGGTCGAGCGCGCTTTCGGCGACCGCGAGATCGACCGCATGGGCGGGGCCATCGCGCTGGAAGTGGCGCGGCGCGGCACCCGCGCCTCAGCCTCCGACCATTGGGCGGCGCGTCTGTCCGTGGCGATCCCGGCGCTGGCCGCGATCACCGCGCTGGTATCCTTTGGCCTGGGACTCGGGGCCGAGGCCGCGCTGCTGCGCGGGCTGACCCTGCTGGTCGCGGCCTGTCCCTGCGCCTTGGCGATTGCCCTGCCACTGGCGCAGATGCGCGCCGCCCAGACCGCCGCTGCCCAGGGCATGCGCCTGCGCGATCCCGACGCCTTCGGCGCGCTCGGCCATCTCGGCAGCATCGTCTTTGACAAGACCGGCACGTTGACCACCGGCCAGTTGCAGGTGGTCGAGCTACGCCCGGCCGAAGGGATCGATGCCGCCCAGCTGTTGCAACTCGCTGCACTGGCCGAGACCGGGATCAGCCACCCCATCGCCCGGGCGATCATCGCCGCGCATGGCTGCGAGGCTGGGGTGGGCGGGCGCCGCCTGCCGCGCGGCGCCGAGGCCGAGGACGACGCAGGGCGCGTGGTCGAAATCGGCGCTGCCGGTCAGGCCGATGCGCAGGGGCGCAGCTGGCTGGTCGTCCGCCGCGACGGGCGCGAGGTCGGCCGCATCGCGCTGGCAGACACGCTGCGGCCAGAGGCGGCCTCCGTTCTTGCAACGCTGCGGGAACAGGGGATTGTCCTGCACATGGCAACTGGCGACAGCGCGCCCGCGGCGCTTGCCCTGGCAGACCGGCTGGGGCTTTCGGCCGGCTCTGTCTCGCATGACTGCACGCCCAGCCAAAAGGCGGCGCTGCTGGGAAGCCTGCCGCGACCCGTGGCCTTCGTGGGCGACGGGGTCAATGACGGACCCGCGCTCGCCGCCGCTGATTGCGGGATCTCGGTCGCGGATGCCCATTCGGCCGCGGTGCAGACGGCGGCGGTCGTGATAACCGCCGGCGGGCTGACCCATATCGCCGGGGCCATCACGCTGTCCCGCGGCACCCGGCGGATCGCGCATCAGAACCTGGCCCTGGCATTGATTTATAACGCGTTCATGTTGCCGGCCGCCGCTTTCGGGCTGATCGGTCCGGCGGTCGCGGCGGCGGCGATGCTGGCGAGTTCCGTCTCGGTCATCCTGAATAGCCAGAGGCTCGGCCGGCGCGCCGCCGGCGAGGATCGGCCGGCCGCCCCCCGGGCCGGCTGGATTTCGGCCGGCGTGGCCGATAAATTCGAAACGCTTTGA
- a CDS encoding L,D-transpeptidase family protein: MQHVTRRTVTFALLALLAACSQTDPKFKTYNGPPVTEIVVNKGERRMYLMSGQTVLKAYEVGLGNEPVGTKHFDADGKTPEGVYFIDRANPNSEFHLSLGVSYPNANDIAYAQAQGRHPGGDIFIHGWGDEGHRLAPTKRDWTAGCIAVRDEEIEEVYAMVKGGVPIVINS, from the coding sequence ATGCAACATGTCACTCGCAGAACGGTCACGTTTGCCTTGCTCGCGCTGCTGGCCGCGTGCAGCCAGACAGATCCAAAGTTCAAGACCTACAACGGCCCGCCGGTGACCGAGATCGTCGTCAACAAGGGCGAGCGCCGCATGTACCTGATGAGCGGCCAGACCGTCCTGAAGGCCTATGAGGTCGGGCTCGGCAACGAGCCGGTCGGCACCAAGCATTTCGATGCCGACGGCAAGACACCGGAAGGCGTCTATTTCATCGACCGCGCCAACCCGAACAGCGAGTTTCACCTGTCGCTCGGCGTGTCCTACCCGAACGCGAACGACATCGCCTATGCACAGGCGCAGGGTCGGCACCCCGGCGGCGATATCTTCATCCACGGCTGGGGCGATGAGGGTCACCGCCTGGCGCCCACCAAGCGCGACTGGACCGCAGGCTGCATTGCTGTCCGGGACGAGGAGATCGAGGAGGTCTACGCCATGGTAAAAGGTGGCGTGCCGATCGTGATCAATAGCTGA
- a CDS encoding ArsR/SmtB family transcription factor — protein sequence MDAKSAPSIPALQQRADHVAGRLALVANAKRLLILCELATGERSVGSLQAAVGLSQSALSQHLAKLREARMVDTRREGQAIYYSICDPDVQVLMSALYEAFCRER from the coding sequence ATGGATGCAAAGTCTGCCCCCTCGATCCCTGCCCTTCAGCAGCGCGCAGACCACGTCGCGGGCCGACTGGCCCTGGTCGCGAACGCAAAGCGCCTGCTGATCCTGTGCGAACTCGCCACCGGCGAGCGGTCGGTCGGCAGCCTGCAGGCAGCAGTCGGTCTCAGCCAGTCCGCGCTCAGCCAGCACCTCGCCAAGCTGCGCGAGGCGCGGATGGTGGACACGCGCCGCGAGGGCCAGGCGATCTATTACAGCATCTGCGACCCGGACGTTCAGGTGCTGATGTCAGCGCTTTACGAGGCGTTTTGCAGGGAGCGGTGA
- a CDS encoding YeeE/YedE family protein, whose translation MELAVETAFTPWASLAGGVLIGLSAVMVMGLFGRIAGISGITAGFLGAIAPMTRAPRDRDWRIAFLLGLIAAPPLVMLLGGTVTQSVPRNLLRMVMAGLLVGVGTALGSGCTSGHGVCGLARLSRRSLVAVLTFMAAGVATVFVLRHVVGAV comes from the coding sequence ATGGAACTGGCGGTTGAGACAGCGTTCACGCCCTGGGCCTCGCTGGCTGGCGGGGTTCTGATCGGCCTCAGCGCGGTGATGGTGATGGGCCTTTTCGGTCGCATCGCCGGGATTTCAGGGATCACGGCCGGTTTCCTCGGGGCCATCGCGCCCATGACCCGCGCACCGCGAGACCGGGACTGGCGCATCGCCTTTCTGCTGGGCCTGATCGCTGCGCCGCCGCTGGTGATGCTGCTGGGCGGGACGGTGACCCAGTCGGTGCCCCGCAATCTGCTCCGGATGGTGATGGCCGGGCTGCTGGTCGGCGTCGGCACGGCGCTAGGCTCCGGCTGCACGTCGGGGCATGGGGTTTGCGGACTCGCCCGGCTGTCCCGCCGCTCGCTCGTCGCCGTGCTGACCTTCATGGCGGCGGGAGTTGCGACGGTTTTCGTCCTGCGCCACGTGGTGGGGGCTGTGTGA
- a CDS encoding DUF6691 family protein, which produces MRLVMGFFSGLIFGLGLVISGMANPAKVLNFLDLAGTWDPSLAFVMAGAMTTAFIGYRLVWRRKAPVLDASFDLPAQSRIDRPLILGAALFGIGWGIGGFCPGPAWAALPLLAPGTLVFLPAMLAGLWIGARARSNNFLAAKGALQ; this is translated from the coding sequence ATGCGCCTGGTGATGGGATTTTTCAGCGGCCTCATCTTTGGCCTCGGCCTCGTGATTTCGGGGATGGCCAATCCGGCCAAAGTGCTGAACTTCCTAGACCTTGCCGGGACGTGGGATCCCAGCCTAGCCTTTGTCATGGCTGGCGCGATGACCACGGCCTTCATCGGCTACCGGTTGGTCTGGCGGCGCAAGGCCCCGGTCTTGGACGCCAGCTTCGATCTGCCGGCGCAATCGCGGATCGACCGTCCCCTGATCCTGGGCGCTGCATTGTTCGGCATCGGCTGGGGCATCGGTGGGTTTTGCCCCGGACCTGCTTGGGCCGCGCTGCCGCTGCTGGCCCCCGGCACGCTGGTTTTCCTGCCGGCCATGCTCGCCGGCCTCTGGATCGGCGCGCGCGCCAGATCGAACAACTTCCTCGCGGCCAAAGGCGCCTTGCAATGA
- a CDS encoding MBL fold metallo-hydrolase, producing MTDSKLKQRLVRHSPSRGVGSPDVWGIYEPDTGSIQYICADPVTRMAALIDVAWNFDPKNYRFSTGSMDQVLDLVRAEGLTVQWVLDTHPHADHVMASAHLAERTGAPNAIGEKVPEIAAIWAEIYNLPGVFEPKRDFAHLFAEGETFRIGDLEARVMLSPGHTLGSVTYVCGDAAFVHDTLMQPDVGTSRADFPGGNTAQLWDSIQAILALPPDTRLFVGHDYGTDSRDEPMWEATVARHKAENPHVKDGTRREDWIKRRDDRDATLPLPDRILAALQVNLRGGRLPRAEDDGRVYLKLPVNRF from the coding sequence ATGACCGACTCGAAACTGAAACAGCGCCTCGTGCGTCATTCGCCCTCGCGCGGGGTGGGCAGCCCCGACGTTTGGGGCATCTACGAGCCTGACACCGGCTCGATCCAGTATATCTGCGCCGACCCGGTGACCAGAATGGCCGCGCTAATCGACGTCGCGTGGAATTTCGATCCCAAGAACTACCGCTTTTCGACCGGAAGCATGGACCAGGTGCTCGATCTGGTGCGCGCCGAGGGTCTGACCGTGCAATGGGTGCTCGACACCCACCCCCATGCTGATCACGTCATGGCCTCCGCCCATCTGGCGGAGCGGACCGGCGCGCCGAACGCGATTGGCGAGAAGGTGCCCGAAATCGCCGCCATCTGGGCCGAGATCTACAATCTCCCCGGCGTTTTCGAGCCAAAGCGCGATTTCGCCCACCTGTTCGCCGAGGGCGAGACCTTCCGGATTGGCGATCTGGAGGCGCGGGTCATGCTGTCCCCCGGGCACACGCTGGGCTCGGTCACCTATGTCTGCGGCGATGCAGCCTTTGTGCATGACACGCTGATGCAGCCGGACGTCGGCACCTCGCGTGCCGATTTTCCGGGCGGCAACACGGCGCAACTGTGGGATTCGATCCAGGCCATCCTGGCGCTGCCGCCGGACACCCGCCTTTTCGTCGGCCACGACTACGGCACTGACAGCCGCGACGAGCCCATGTGGGAGGCGACGGTCGCAAGGCACAAGGCCGAGAACCCGCATGTCAAGGACGGCACCCGACGCGAGGACTGGATCAAGCGCCGCGACGACCGGGACGCGACCCTGCCGCTACCGGACCGCATCCTCGCCGCGCTGCAGGTCAACCTGCGGGGCGGTCGGCTGCCTCGGGCCGAGGATGACGGCCGGGTCTATCTGAAGCTGCCTGTCAACCGCTTCTGA
- the dusA gene encoding tRNA dihydrouridine(20/20a) synthase DusA translates to MTEYPAHRFSVAPMMDWTDHQCRAFHRLLSRRALLYTEMVTAAAIVHGDRDRMLGFDREAEGQVALQLGGSDPALLAKAVLAARAWPYVEMNLNVGCPSDRVQSGCFGAALMRDPGLVGDCVAAMQDAAGGVEVTVKCRIGVDDQNPDEVLPAFLQMLSDRGVRRVTIHARKAWLQGLSPRENREIPPLDYPLVHAMREAFPDMHLSINGGIASLAAAVEHLGVMNGVMVGRAAYHQPWDVLGAADTLWGEAPPLTTPLSAAEAMRPRIAAHLAAGGRLHQITRHMLGLFHGQPGARGWKRTLSEAGPTGDLRTYDFAMAAVA, encoded by the coding sequence ATGACCGAATACCCAGCGCATAGATTCTCCGTCGCGCCGATGATGGACTGGACCGACCACCAGTGCCGGGCGTTTCACCGGCTGCTGAGCCGCCGGGCGCTGCTTTATACCGAAATGGTGACCGCCGCTGCCATCGTGCATGGCGACCGCGACCGCATGCTGGGCTTCGACCGCGAGGCAGAGGGCCAGGTTGCGCTGCAACTGGGCGGCTCGGACCCCGCGCTGCTGGCAAAGGCGGTTCTGGCGGCGCGGGCATGGCCCTATGTCGAGATGAACCTGAACGTCGGCTGTCCCAGCGACCGGGTGCAGTCAGGCTGCTTTGGGGCCGCCTTGATGCGCGATCCCGGATTGGTTGGCGATTGCGTAGCTGCCATGCAAGACGCGGCAGGCGGGGTCGAGGTCACCGTCAAGTGCCGCATCGGCGTCGACGACCAGAACCCCGACGAGGTGCTTCCCGCCTTTTTGCAGATGCTGTCGGACCGTGGCGTGCGGCGGGTCACGATCCATGCCCGCAAGGCATGGTTGCAAGGCCTCAGCCCGCGCGAGAATCGCGAGATCCCGCCGCTCGATTATCCGCTGGTTCATGCCATGCGCGAGGCGTTTCCGGATATGCACCTGTCGATCAACGGCGGCATCGCCAGCCTCGCGGCTGCGGTTGAACACTTGGGCGTCATGAACGGGGTGATGGTCGGCCGGGCCGCCTATCACCAGCCATGGGACGTCCTCGGCGCAGCCGACACGCTCTGGGGCGAGGCGCCCCCGCTGACGACGCCGCTGTCCGCCGCTGAAGCGATGCGCCCGCGGATCGCGGCGCATCTGGCGGCGGGCGGGCGGCTGCATCAAATCACACGCCATATGCTGGGGCTGTTTCACGGCCAGCCCGGCGCGCGCGGCTGGAAGCGCACCTTGTCCGAGGCCGGCCCGACCGGCGATCTGCGGACCTACGACTTCGCCATGGCGGCTGTCGCCTAG